In Flavobacterium sp. GSB-24, the genomic window AGCAATATCATAGATTTTAAGATCGGCAGTTTCTGTTTCTTCATTGCTAATAAAGACTGAAAAAGACCCCCTGCTCGGAATTGGCCATACATTAAAAGAGTTGTCTTTTGGTTCTTTAACAACTTCGTTAATACCTAAAGTTAAACTTTGTCCGCTTATAATATTTATCTTTCTTTTCATAGTGCCGCCTTCAGAATCGGTAACTGTAAACTCAAAAGAGCATAATCCGTTGGCTGCTGGTGAAAATGCAACTGTATCAGTATTAAGTACTGCATTTCCGTTCACAACATTTGAAATAGCATATGAAACACCACTTGTAAATCCTCTTGATAATTTTTGAATATTGATGTCAATTTTTGTTCCTTCTGGAGATTCATAATGTGGTAAAGACATCCATTGCAGGTATTTGTCAAGATTTGTGTATCCATCTAAATCGTTATCAGCATTTGCATCTGAAAAATCACCAATTGCAGAGTTTGCATTAGTTCCAATAATAGTTTCCCACCAATTTGGAAGTCCGTCTTGATCAGTATCCCAATTGGCATCTCTATTTACAATTGGGTAAATTTCAAATCCTCCAACATCAGCTTCGTTATCTGGAAATCCAGGTTTTCCAGTTACGCTTCCAACAGCAGAATAGGTTCCGTTTAAAGTTTCTGTGATAATTCTTTGATCATGTTCGTCAAATTCAGGCTGTGTACATCCCACATCCGACAGTACAATTTTATAAGCATTTTTGGCAGATTGCGTAGTTACAAAAGAAGGAAAAAAGGGTGTGTTGACAAAATTTTCATATGTAACAGTATTTCCTGAAGCTTTTCTTCCTGCAGTTTGATTGCTTTCGTCGAAATACCCCGGCATTACATTTCCGTTAAAATAACACTGCTGCATTCCAGTTCCAACACCTTCATTCTGCTGATTAAATGCTACAAATATTTTTGAGCCTGCGCCTGGTTTATAATAGTTGTTTACAAAATTCACTTCTTTGGTTCCACCGTCGGTTGTTCTGCTTCCCCAGTTGTAGACTACATTATTTGTGATGTCCATTCTGCCGGTATAGGCACCGCTTCCGTCTAATCCGCCGCCAAGACTCCAGTTACGACCGTAGCAGTGTGCTAGTAAATTATGATGAAAGCTTCCAATATCTCCACCAATTGTAGCTGCATAACCATGTTCTGTTCCTGTTGGATAATTTTGATGATTGGCAGCGTTTAGAGCTTCAGAAATAAGTGTTTTTTGCAGTGTTATATTTTTTCCTGATCGAGAGCTGAAAGATTCATCAATTGTCCAGCTGATGGAACAATGATCAATAATGCTATTGTCGGCGCCAGTTAATCCCATTCCGTCAAAAGTTGGTCCAGCTCCAATTCGAACTCTTAGATTTTGGACTACGGCATCATTTCCAGTAACTCCAAAAGGAGCAGAGCGAATGCAAATACCTTTGCCAGGCGCGGTTTGTCCTGCAACTGTAACGTAAGGCTGACTTAAAACAAGACGAGATTGTAATTGGATAATTCCCGAGGTATTAAAAATGATGGTTCTTGGTCCAATATCATTTGTAACAGCTTCACGGAAACTTCCAGGTCCGCTGTCGTTTAGATTAGTTACGGCAACTATTTTTCCGCCGCGACCGCCTCTTGCAAAACGACCATATCCCTCAGCTTCTGGAAATGCAAGCTGTGCTGGACGAAAACGCCAGATATTTCCTTTTTCAACTCCATTTGCAAGAACTTCATCAATACGCCAATAATAAGTAGCTCCCGTATATAGTCCGTTTACTTGATAAGAAGTGTTAGCTAAAGCTTGATTTCCTTTGTATTCTGGTGAAGATGTGGTAGCATTATCTACAGACGCTTGATCTGTACCGAAATAAATGTTGTGCGAAACCGCATTTGCCGCCGCGGTCCATTGCAGTAATTTACCGCCAGAAGTTAATTCAACATGTTCGTCATTTTGTTTCGGATTTGGATTTGTGGCTTGATAAAAAATATTAGGTGTATTAAGTTCAAAACCGTTAAGCATAATATTTTTAATATTTTCTGTACCTGAGGTTTCTGCAGCAATTAAAATCACAACATCTGTGCCTGTTACAGCTTGAAATTTTAAGTAAGTAGATTTGGCATCGGCAGTTTTAAGAGCTCTTACAGACGGAATTAAATTATCGACAACCAAATTTGCATTAATAGAAATATCAATTGGGCTAAAGTTATTTCCAGACGGACTGTCTACAGCATTAAAAAACGCTAAAAAGGAATGTTCGCCAGTTGTTAATCCGCTTATTTTAAGTTCTATCTGTGCTCCTAGATTTGCAGTTGTTCCTTTTACAGTTAGACCATCGCTCACTAATCTGGCATAGTATGGGGCTTGTATTCCTGCTTTGTACCAGTTTGTTCCTAGAGCATCTCCTTTGTCTCCAACTCTGGTTACAGTAAATGTAACTCCATTTTCTGTATAAGTGTTGGTATTTCCAGAGGCTATTACCCAAGTTGTGTAATCTGGATCGTTTACTTCGGCTTTAGGTCTTCCTGATTGATCAAAGTCAATTTTGACGATTGGATTTTGGGCAAAAATTAAAGTCATCGGCGCAATGAGGCAGGTTATGGCCGATATCACGGAGAGTTTTAAGTAATTTTTCAGCATGTCAATAGTGGTTTGGTTAGTAAGTAAAATAATCTTAGTTAGAAAATAATTTTAAACAACTGATTATCAGGTTTAAAAAACGGTTTTCACTACTGTAAAGATTATTATTACTTTAAAACAAACCATCCTGCTCCATCCTGTTCTGTATGCTGTTTTCGTAGTAAATTAATATAAAAAAACGGATTATACTTTTTTTATATCAATTTTTTACATTGTTTACATTAGGTGAATAAAGGGATTGAGTAAAAATGAATTGGTTTGAGAGAAAAAGATTTCCTTGATTTGAAGAAATTAAAATAAATAAAATATTGTGATTAAGAATAGGTCTTAACCAGAACGGTTTGTTTTTAAAAGAAATAATAAAATTAATCTTTAAAAAGAAATCCAAGCCCCATTCTTTTGAGCATTTTCTTTTCGAAATTCCAGAAGAAACGGAATTGACCAAATAGGGTTCCTATGGCAACTAATAAAACTTGGTAAATAGGAAAAATGATTAATAAACGGATTAAAGTAAACCAAACAGCCCCGAAATCTTCTTTGTAAATTCCGATCCAGTCGCAGAAAGGTCTAGAAATCCATGCAGATGCTGATCCAGTGATAGCAAAAACAATAAATATGATTATGGCTTGTAGGTTGGATGTGATTCCCCAGCGTTTTTTAAGTCTGTCCATTATTTATTTATAACCATTACAAATATACTAACATTATCTTTGCGGAACATACCCAGCGAGCTTTTGTTTGTAAGTATTTTGAAAATAAATCATATAGTTATAAATTAAATAATTCACTTCGTATCCATAACGAATCTGCGGTTGGTAATCTATAGTCATTTCGTATAAATTCGGATTGTAACGATTGGGTTGTGAAGCTCGAATGTTCCATTCCACAACATATTGATAATTTTTATTTTCGAGATAATTTAATGTATAATAATGTCTGGGAAGCGCACGTGAATTTAACCAGGTATTGAAACCATTATCTATAATTATTACTTCGTATTCTAAAGAATCGTTTGCAATTCTAACAGTATCATTTCCCTTTTTGTTTACTGCATTATTATTGCTCGCAATATTATTCTGCGAAGCTGTTGAACAAGCAATTACTGTTAATACTACAATCAATATGGAAACGCATTTTTTCATGATTTAAATTTACGAA contains:
- a CDS encoding T9SS type A sorting domain-containing protein translates to MLKNYLKLSVISAITCLIAPMTLIFAQNPIVKIDFDQSGRPKAEVNDPDYTTWVIASGNTNTYTENGVTFTVTRVGDKGDALGTNWYKAGIQAPYYARLVSDGLTVKGTTANLGAQIELKISGLTTGEHSFLAFFNAVDSPSGNNFSPIDISINANLVVDNLIPSVRALKTADAKSTYLKFQAVTGTDVVILIAAETSGTENIKNIMLNGFELNTPNIFYQATNPNPKQNDEHVELTSGGKLLQWTAAANAVSHNIYFGTDQASVDNATTSSPEYKGNQALANTSYQVNGLYTGATYYWRIDEVLANGVEKGNIWRFRPAQLAFPEAEGYGRFARGGRGGKIVAVTNLNDSGPGSFREAVTNDIGPRTIIFNTSGIIQLQSRLVLSQPYVTVAGQTAPGKGICIRSAPFGVTGNDAVVQNLRVRIGAGPTFDGMGLTGADNSIIDHCSISWTIDESFSSRSGKNITLQKTLISEALNAANHQNYPTGTEHGYAATIGGDIGSFHHNLLAHCYGRNWSLGGGLDGSGAYTGRMDITNNVVYNWGSRTTDGGTKEVNFVNNYYKPGAGSKIFVAFNQQNEGVGTGMQQCYFNGNVMPGYFDESNQTAGRKASGNTVTYENFVNTPFFPSFVTTQSAKNAYKIVLSDVGCTQPEFDEHDQRIITETLNGTYSAVGSVTGKPGFPDNEADVGGFEIYPIVNRDANWDTDQDGLPNWWETIIGTNANSAIGDFSDANADNDLDGYTNLDKYLQWMSLPHYESPEGTKIDINIQKLSRGFTSGVSYAISNVVNGNAVLNTDTVAFSPAANGLCSFEFTVTDSEGGTMKRKINIISGQSLTLGINEVVKEPKDNSFNVWPIPSRGSFSVFISNEETETADLKIYDIAGKELIQQNIRTNTAETIHLYSKGVFLIKVVNPQTKKTQYIKKIIVQ
- a CDS encoding DUF6787 family protein, whose translation is MDRLKKRWGITSNLQAIIIFIVFAITGSASAWISRPFCDWIGIYKEDFGAVWFTLIRLLIIFPIYQVLLVAIGTLFGQFRFFWNFEKKMLKRMGLGFLFKD
- a CDS encoding DUF6146 family protein, with the protein product MKKCVSILIVVLTVIACSTASQNNIASNNNAVNKKGNDTVRIANDSLEYEVIIIDNGFNTWLNSRALPRHYYTLNYLENKNYQYVVEWNIRASQPNRYNPNLYEMTIDYQPQIRYGYEVNYLIYNYMIYFQNTYKQKLAGYVPQR